One part of the Sciurus carolinensis chromosome 4, mSciCar1.2, whole genome shotgun sequence genome encodes these proteins:
- the LOC124984029 gene encoding transcription elongation factor A protein-like 9, whose protein sequence is MKPCQKIEEKPDNENEPKLEEEPKPEEKPEEEEEPEEEENAEETFTERLIQSLQDFKEDIHNRHLSNEDMFREVDEIDEIRRVRNKLIVMGWKVNRNHSYPYLM, encoded by the coding sequence ATGAAACCCTGtcagaaaattgaagaaaaaccaGACAATGAGAATGAACCAAAACTTGAGGAAGAGCCAAAGCCTGAGGAAAagccagaggaagaggaagaaccagaggaggaggaaaacgCAGAAGAAACTTTTACAGAAAGGCTCATTCAATCGCTCCAGGattttaaagaagatatacatAACAGGCATTTGAGCAATGAAGATATGTTTAGGGAAGTGGATGAAATAGATGAGATAAGGAGAGTAAGAAACAAACTTATAGTGATGGGTTGGAAGGTGAATCGAAACCATTCTTATCCTTATTTGATGTAG